The following are from one region of the Nymphaea colorata isolate Beijing-Zhang1983 chromosome 7, ASM883128v2, whole genome shotgun sequence genome:
- the LOC116257409 gene encoding citrate synthase, glyoxysomal-like, with translation MEARVDSSASKNRLAVISSHFLVPSPAVLELSRVSASEVADLPANLRGSLTIVDNRTGKKIDVEVSEEGTIKATDLKKLTTGRKHDKGIKLYDPGYLNTAPVRSSISYIDGDAGILRYRGYPIEELAESSTFPEVAYLLMYGSLPSQSQLAEWEFVLAQHSVVPQGILDIIHAMPHDSHPMGMLVSAMGALSIFHPDANPALRGQDIYKSRQVRDKQIARVLGKAPTIAAAAYLRTAGRPPVIPSSNLSYTENFLYMLDSLGNRSYRPNPRLARVLDVLFILHAEHEMNCSTAAARHLASSGVDVYTALAGAVGALYGPLHGGANEAVLKMLNEIGTVDNIPEFIEGVKNRKRKMSGFGHRVYKNYDPRAKVIRKLAEEVFTIVGRDPLIEVAVALEKAALSDEYFVKRRLYPNVDFYSGLIYRAMGFPTEFFPVLFAIPRMAGYLAHWRESLDDPDTKIIRPQQVYTGVWLRHYAPVRERSESEEMDKLGQLLVSNATRRRLAGSRASM, from the exons ATGGAGGCGAGGGTCGACTCGTCGGCGTCTAAGAACCGGTTAGCTGTCATCTCCTCCCACTTCCTTGTCCCTTCTCCGGCCGTCTTGGAGCTTTCGCGTGTTTCCGCTTCAGAGGTCGCTGACCTGCCGGCGAACCTCCGAGGGTCCCTGACGATTGTCGACAACCGGACAGGGAAAAAGATCGACGTCGAGGTCTCAGAAGAAGGCACGATCAAGGCGACCGACTTGAAGAAG TTGACGACCGGACGCAAGCATGACAAGGGGATCAAGCTGTACGATCCTGGCTATCTCAACACGGCGCCGGTGCGATCTTCTATTTCTTACATAGACGGAGACGCTGGAATTCTCAGGTACAGAGGTTACCCGATCGAGGAATTGGCTGAGAGCAGCACTTTCCCGGAGGTCGCATATCTTCTGA TGTACGGTAGCTTGCCTTCGCAGAGTCAGTTGGCGGAGTGGGAATTTGTGCTCGCTCAACATTCAGTTGTTCCTCAGGGCATCCTG GACATTATACATGCAATGCCTCACGATTCCCATCCAATGGGGATGCTTGTGAGTGCAATGGGTGCACTCTCCATCTTCCACCCCGACGCTAACCCTGCTCTTAGA GGTCAAGATATCTATAAATCCAGGCAAGTAAGAGACAAACAGATAGCTCGTGTACTTGGGAAG GCACCTACAATTGCAGCGGCAGCATATTTGAGGACTGCTGGACGACCTCCAGTCATTCCTTCCAGCAATCTGTCTTATACAGAgaacttcttatatatgttggaTTCCCT TGGCAATAGATCCTACAGGCCAAACCCTCGACTTGCTCGAGTTCTCGATGTTCTATTCATCCTCCATGCTGAGCATGAGATGAACTGCTCAACAGCTGCTGCAAGGCATCTTGCGTCGAG TGGAGTGGATGTCTACACTGCTCTTGCAGGGGCTGTTGGTGCACTTTACGGCCCACTTCATGGTGGAGCAAATGAG gctgttttgaaaatgttgaacGAGATAGGAACAGTTGATAATATCCCTGAGTTCATTGAGGGGGTGAAAAACAG GAAGAGGAAGATGTCTGGCTTTGGTCATCGTGTATACAAGAACTATGATCCTCGAGCAAAAGTTATACGCAAATTAGCTGAGGAAGTTTTCACAATTGTAGGGCGAGATCCTCTTATAGAG GTAGCTGTTGCATTGGAGAAAGCTGCTCTTTCGGATGAATATTTTGTCAAAAGGCGGCTGTATCCAAATGTTGATTTCTACTCAGGCTTAATCTATAG AGCAATGGGGTTCCCGACAGAATTCTTTCCTGTCCTTTTTGCTATACCACGCATGGCTGGGTACCTGGCACACTGGCGAGAATCACTTGATGATCCTGATACAAAGATCATAAGACCACAGCAG GTATACACAGGTGTCTGGCTTCGGCACTATGCACCTGTTAGGGAAAGA